One segment of Formicincola oecophyllae DNA contains the following:
- a CDS encoding dihydroorotate oxidase, whose product MTDTISLATEIAGIAFPNLMTNAAGVSCETTQELNAVLASEAGGVTTKSATPVARPGNPTPRQELLPLGSINSMGLPNRGLGYYLAYATQRQALAGQDLPAEVAAETAQHKPVILSVSGLSIEDNLAMLKDIQQSPFTGLTELNLSCPNVVGKAQLGYDFEAVVATLTEVFSHFTKPLGLKLPPYFDFFQFDGIAEAVGRFPIAYVNMINSIGNGLAIDAETETVLIKPKGGFGGIGGELVKPTALANVRAMRLRLHPDIKIIGTGGIRTGQDVFEHVLCGADAVQVGTELWREGPGVFKRLSEELRAIMKEKGYGSLDDFRGKLKTMGA is encoded by the coding sequence ATGACGGACACCATCTCACTGGCAACTGAAATCGCAGGCATTGCCTTCCCCAACCTCATGACGAATGCTGCTGGCGTCAGCTGCGAAACCACCCAAGAACTCAATGCCGTCCTCGCTTCTGAAGCGGGGGGGGTAACCACCAAAAGTGCCACCCCTGTAGCGCGACCTGGCAACCCCACCCCCCGCCAGGAGCTCCTGCCTCTGGGCAGCATCAATTCCATGGGACTGCCCAACCGCGGTCTGGGTTACTACCTGGCCTACGCCACGCAGCGCCAAGCCCTGGCTGGTCAAGACCTGCCTGCTGAAGTCGCCGCGGAAACAGCCCAGCACAAACCCGTCATCCTTTCTGTTTCAGGCCTGTCCATTGAGGATAACCTGGCCATGCTGAAAGACATTCAGCAAAGCCCCTTCACAGGGCTAACAGAACTTAACCTGTCATGCCCCAATGTGGTCGGCAAAGCCCAGCTAGGTTATGATTTTGAAGCTGTGGTGGCTACTTTGACGGAAGTGTTCAGCCACTTCACCAAGCCATTGGGGCTGAAGCTGCCGCCCTATTTTGATTTCTTCCAGTTTGATGGCATCGCTGAGGCCGTTGGCCGCTTCCCCATTGCCTACGTCAACATGATTAACAGCATTGGCAATGGCCTGGCCATCGATGCGGAAACCGAAACTGTCCTCATCAAGCCCAAGGGCGGCTTCGGTGGGATTGGCGGTGAGCTGGTCAAGCCAACAGCCCTTGCTAATGTGCGTGCCATGCGCTTGCGCCTGCACCCAGATATCAAGATTATCGGCACAGGTGGTATCCGCACAGGGCAGGATGTGTTTGAGCACGTCTTGTGTGGTGCCGATGCGGTGCAGGTGGGAACGGAACTGTGGCGTGAAGGGCCAGGCGTCTTCAAGCGCCTTTCAGAGGAACTGCGGGCCATCATGAAAGAAAAAGGCTACGGCAGCCTTGATGATTTCAGGGGCAAGCTCAAAACCATGGGGGCCTGA
- a CDS encoding metallophosphoesterase → MSGPEGPYFRQLQHDAQQAHCRLVSLASHSFPVHVRASPWMAAPLHVPGPVMAIGDVHGMALQLDALLGWFNMACPDATLVILGDLVDRGDDSALALALTTLEIAWKNRHQAGKGQWLLGNHETTMLAWLAGNDSVLENWAQHGGRWLLPPNLAHAVGQRALHPLEAAKLRAAAAQRLPPSAWQALLTHTHPAWEWGTMHFAHAGVDPTDPTPLQSALQAFQSGHSQPGPSQAALKPACTTIRNAFLKHQGPYAMGEHWVVVHGHSITKQVGLQGWRLSLDSGCFMSGVLSAALVEQGRWRLIQAMGRLSHWMGPGSRSTQRMAASPPWG, encoded by the coding sequence ATGTCAGGCCCGGAAGGGCCGTATTTCAGGCAGCTTCAGCACGATGCCCAGCAAGCGCACTGCCGTCTGGTCAGTTTAGCTTCCCACAGTTTCCCTGTGCATGTGCGTGCCAGCCCTTGGATGGCCGCTCCCCTTCACGTTCCAGGCCCCGTCATGGCCATTGGGGATGTCCACGGCATGGCCTTGCAGCTTGACGCCCTTTTAGGGTGGTTCAACATGGCCTGCCCTGATGCGACACTCGTCATATTGGGGGATTTAGTGGACAGGGGTGATGACAGTGCTCTTGCCTTAGCGCTGACGACCCTCGAAATAGCTTGGAAAAACCGCCACCAGGCAGGGAAAGGGCAATGGCTGCTGGGCAACCATGAAACCACCATGCTGGCTTGGTTGGCTGGTAATGACAGTGTGTTGGAAAACTGGGCCCAGCATGGTGGGCGTTGGCTACTGCCGCCCAACTTAGCCCATGCTGTGGGTCAGCGTGCCCTCCACCCCCTGGAGGCAGCCAAGCTGCGCGCGGCCGCTGCGCAGCGTCTTCCACCTTCAGCGTGGCAAGCCCTTTTGACCCACACGCACCCTGCATGGGAATGGGGAACCATGCATTTTGCCCATGCTGGTGTTGATCCAACTGACCCAACACCCCTTCAAAGCGCCCTGCAAGCTTTCCAGAGTGGCCACAGCCAGCCTGGACCAAGTCAAGCCGCGCTCAAACCAGCCTGCACCACCATCAGGAATGCTTTTTTGAAACATCAAGGGCCTTATGCCATGGGGGAACACTGGGTTGTGGTTCATGGCCACAGCATAACCAAGCAGGTTGGCCTGCAAGGTTGGCGCCTGAGTTTGGACAGTGGCTGCTTCATGTCAGGCGTGCTGAGTGCCGCCCTGGTGGAGCAGGGGCGTTGGCGCCTGATTCAGGCCATGGGCCGCCTCAGCCACTGGATGGGCCCTGGCAGTCGGTCCACCCAAAGGATGGCAGCTTCGCCACCGTGGGGCTGA
- a CDS encoding superinfection immunity protein: MLQNVLQKALVRFPGPLLAVTMLAGFCPGLVQPAHALPNPGLLAAARHDMQSAWAEGGLAAASTALRQCYNDAAWASVSAYDPRTGPEIPTAYRHIRNSLHLKTCLAMDLALVALDESWRRQGLQSGQGPRAPMTPFLDPSRSLARQLVYGMAVFPHSSDFSRFVEGTADSLRQGFDVTHLGEAQPTNGPQDVEGEVSAAAPDYDHVNGVARVLHLLGTKAEQLEMESGLQKGLVGLGIAIATLVPAALALWLYFLPTWLAGVVRARHGLVIFLVNLLLGWTGLGWLAALWMDWRFKAPPLQAGAVQPVYRRMKW; encoded by the coding sequence ATGCTTCAGAATGTCCTTCAAAAAGCGTTGGTGCGTTTCCCCGGGCCATTGCTGGCTGTGACCATGCTGGCTGGCTTCTGCCCGGGCCTGGTACAGCCAGCCCATGCCTTGCCTAATCCAGGCCTGCTTGCAGCGGCACGCCACGACATGCAGTCGGCATGGGCGGAGGGGGGGCTGGCTGCAGCCAGCACGGCGCTGCGCCAATGCTACAACGATGCGGCCTGGGCCAGTGTCTCCGCCTATGATCCGCGCACAGGCCCGGAAATCCCCACTGCTTACCGGCACATCCGCAACAGCTTGCACTTGAAAACATGCCTGGCCATGGATTTGGCCTTGGTCGCGCTTGATGAAAGCTGGCGCCGCCAAGGCCTGCAATCAGGGCAGGGGCCACGCGCCCCCATGACGCCCTTCCTTGACCCCAGCCGCAGCCTGGCGCGGCAACTGGTCTACGGCATGGCCGTTTTCCCGCACTCTAGTGATTTCTCGCGCTTTGTGGAAGGGACGGCTGACTCTCTGCGCCAAGGCTTTGACGTCACCCATTTGGGGGAGGCGCAGCCAACCAACGGCCCGCAAGATGTTGAAGGGGAGGTTTCAGCAGCTGCGCCTGATTATGACCATGTCAATGGCGTGGCACGCGTGCTGCACCTCCTGGGCACTAAGGCAGAGCAGCTTGAAATGGAAAGTGGCCTTCAAAAAGGCTTGGTGGGTCTGGGCATTGCGATAGCCACATTGGTGCCTGCTGCCCTGGCGTTGTGGCTGTACTTCCTGCCCACATGGTTGGCTGGTGTGGTGCGGGCGCGCCATGGATTGGTCATTTTCCTGGTCAACCTCCTTCTGGGCTGGACGGGTCTTGGCTGGCTAGCCGCCCTCTGGATGGATTGGCGCTTCAAGGCACCTCCCCTCCAGGCTGGTGCTGTCCAGCCCGTTTACAGGCGCATGAAATGGTGA